The proteins below come from a single Asanoa ferruginea genomic window:
- a CDS encoding SRPBCC family protein → MTQATPAIVRRQVIVEAPIERAFDVFTERFGDFKPKEHNLLGVEIAETVFEPKVGGHIYDRGVDGSECRWARVLAFEPPARVVFSWDIGPTWQVETDPDNTSEVEVQFIAETPTRTRVELEHRHIDRHGPGWESVSDGVGHDQGWPLYLARYVALFNEGS, encoded by the coding sequence ATGACGCAAGCAACACCCGCGATCGTCCGCCGACAGGTCATCGTCGAGGCCCCGATCGAGCGTGCCTTCGACGTGTTCACCGAGCGGTTCGGCGACTTCAAACCCAAGGAGCACAACCTGCTGGGCGTGGAGATCGCCGAAACCGTGTTCGAACCGAAGGTCGGCGGCCACATCTACGACCGCGGCGTCGACGGCAGCGAGTGCCGCTGGGCGCGCGTCCTCGCCTTCGAACCACCCGCACGGGTCGTCTTCAGCTGGGACATCGGCCCGACCTGGCAGGTCGAGACCGACCCGGACAACACCAGCGAGGTCGAGGTCCAGTTCATCGCCGAAACCCCGACCCGCACCCGGGTAGAGCTCGAACACCGGCACATCGATCGACACGGCCCTGGCTGGGAATCCGTCAGCGACGGCGTCGGCCACGACCAGGGATGGCCGCTGTACCTCGCCCGCTACGTGGCCCTCTTCAACGAAGGCAGCTGA
- a CDS encoding ArsR family transcriptional regulator: MRPSTPAAPAFLRLAVHPVRWRLLSALATSDLRVRELVDLVEQPQSLVSYHLRLLREGGLVAASRSSLDGRDSYYHLDLDRCAEELATSGSSLHPALRPRPAADVDVTYLSSVAVLFVCTGNSARSPIAEALLRQATRGQVEVISAGSRPKPRMHEHAVSVLREQFDIDIGGWRPRHLDSLAGRQFDVVVTLCDKAREACVDFANYRRWIHWSIPDPASAGDDKATRRTFAHTASEIHTRVRHLLPVLTTELINR; encoded by the coding sequence GTGCGACCATCGACCCCCGCGGCGCCTGCGTTTCTTCGCTTGGCCGTGCACCCAGTGCGGTGGCGGTTGCTGTCGGCGCTCGCAACGAGCGACCTGAGGGTTCGTGAGCTCGTCGATCTGGTCGAGCAGCCGCAGAGCCTGGTTTCCTACCATCTACGTCTGCTGCGAGAGGGAGGACTGGTCGCTGCGTCCCGCAGCAGCCTCGACGGCAGGGACAGCTACTACCACCTCGACCTCGATCGGTGTGCCGAGGAACTGGCGACCAGCGGTAGCTCCCTACACCCGGCGCTGCGTCCGCGTCCGGCCGCTGATGTCGACGTCACCTACCTGTCGTCGGTCGCGGTGCTGTTTGTCTGCACTGGCAACAGCGCCCGATCACCGATCGCCGAGGCATTGCTGCGCCAGGCAACGCGCGGACAGGTAGAGGTGATCAGCGCCGGTAGTCGCCCGAAGCCACGGATGCACGAGCACGCGGTCAGCGTGCTCCGCGAGCAGTTCGACATCGACATCGGCGGTTGGCGGCCGCGTCACCTGGACAGCCTCGCCGGACGGCAGTTCGACGTCGTGGTCACCTTGTGCGACAAGGCGCGTGAGGCCTGCGTCGACTTTGCCAACTATCGCCGCTGGATCCATTGGAGCATTCCGGACCCGGCCTCGGCCGGTGACGACAAGGCAACGCGACGCACGTTTGCCCATACTGCGAGCGAGATCCACACCAGGGTCAGACATCTATTGCCGGTCCTGACAACCGAGCTCATCAACCGTTGA
- a CDS encoding APC family permease has product MRRRLGVFDAVVIGLGAMIGAGIFSALAPAAAAAGTGLLIGLAVAAVVAYCNATSSARLAARYPASGGTYVYGRERLGEFWGYLAGWGFVVGKIASCAAIALTVGAYVWPSQAHAVAVLAVLALTAINYVGIQKSAWVTRAIVAVVLIILVLVVVAVLGWGDPQAARLDVRADATAGGVLQAAGLLFFAFAGYARIATLGEEVRDPARTIPRAIPLALGITLVVYAVVAVATLAVLGAQGLASATAPLSDAVRQAGLGWLEPIVRAGAAVAALGSLLALILGVSRTTFAMARDGHLPRTIAAVHERFGVPHHAELLVGAVVAVLAGTADLRSAIGFSSFAVLVYYSIANASAWTLTTAENRPPRIIPIVGLAGCLTLAFALPVTSIITGAAVLALGAAAFAIRRFLRR; this is encoded by the coding sequence CTGCGCCGGCGACTGGGCGTATTCGACGCGGTCGTGATCGGGCTCGGGGCGATGATCGGCGCTGGCATTTTCAGCGCGTTGGCGCCGGCCGCCGCAGCTGCCGGCACTGGACTCCTGATCGGATTGGCGGTTGCGGCGGTAGTCGCCTACTGCAACGCGACATCGTCGGCACGCTTGGCCGCCCGCTATCCGGCGTCGGGTGGCACCTATGTCTACGGTCGGGAGCGGCTCGGTGAGTTCTGGGGGTATCTGGCCGGCTGGGGCTTCGTCGTCGGCAAGATCGCTTCCTGCGCCGCGATCGCGCTAACCGTCGGCGCCTACGTCTGGCCGAGCCAGGCGCACGCGGTCGCCGTTCTCGCCGTACTCGCCCTCACAGCGATCAACTACGTGGGGATCCAGAAATCCGCCTGGGTTACCCGGGCCATCGTCGCGGTCGTGCTGATCATTCTGGTGCTGGTCGTTGTCGCGGTGCTCGGATGGGGTGACCCACAGGCAGCGCGATTGGACGTCCGTGCAGACGCCACGGCCGGCGGTGTGCTCCAAGCCGCCGGTCTGCTGTTCTTCGCGTTCGCGGGCTACGCCCGCATCGCGACGCTGGGGGAGGAGGTACGCGATCCCGCGCGGACCATCCCTCGCGCTATTCCCCTTGCGCTTGGCATCACGCTGGTCGTCTACGCCGTGGTCGCGGTGGCGACCCTGGCCGTGCTCGGCGCACAGGGTCTGGCCTCCGCTACCGCGCCATTGTCCGATGCCGTCCGGCAGGCTGGCCTGGGTTGGCTCGAGCCCATCGTTCGCGCCGGCGCGGCAGTCGCTGCGCTCGGCTCGTTGCTGGCGCTGATCCTCGGAGTCTCCCGGACCACCTTCGCCATGGCGCGCGACGGCCACCTGCCGCGCACCATCGCCGCGGTCCACGAGCGTTTCGGTGTCCCGCACCACGCCGAGTTGCTCGTCGGCGCTGTCGTCGCGGTCCTGGCCGGTACCGCCGATCTCCGCTCGGCGATCGGGTTCTCGTCGTTCGCCGTGCTCGTGTACTACTCCATCGCGAACGCGTCGGCGTGGACACTGACCACGGCGGAGAACCGGCCGCCTCGAATCATCCCGATCGTCGGCCTCGCCGGTTGCCTCACGTTGGCCTTCGCTCTTCCCGTCACCTCAATCATCACGGGCGCTGCGGTGCTCGCCCTCGGCGCTGCCGCGTTCGCCATCCGCCGTTTCCTACGCCGTTAA
- a CDS encoding Hsp70 family protein encodes MAVDYGTLTTAALVAGPDGSWTPLLVDGAETISSAVTVGSDGGVVAGPAAWRSVPNGSGGFVAAPLRLGRDRALVGGVDVAVADLVAATLRLVADAARERGPVGEVRLVVPAGWGPRQRTWMRQAAARAGLTQASLVDAPVVAAGHLISVGRLRALVGDYVLVVDLGAGCEATIVRRTPAGFEVLSTLDDPDAGGVAVDDLLVSRLAATQLDVSALARVPDVESSLAPHVATVSTDAAALAGVRAAKEALSTVPAVTVGNPPYPPTVMTAAAMGVLASPVWAKAATLAVEAVAAADLEPSNLSAVLCVGGNANLVGAVGVVGGAVGATPVVPDEPARAALWGAAGATPTSSEVAEFAAWEVARTLLRHVPVLLVAGLASLLLFAHFIQTVEPRNGTPRYPGTHYYIIATWGELALSAVCALIACLTFGVSLAAYLADERQVPLTGVRVVAGMAGASLGAVTAAGAYSILGSFLLAVGYGPFLRWTLLPMLPVFAVLGVAALIVRRYQAPVSGWLRWLSFPAWSLGLVAAGMALLSFCLNAVHWPNIIVFLDLGTRLAGVTIGIGLTLAVVSRPLFRLLLGVPVTVFCLLIAGWRSAGLFAVMFALAVAAWLAVRIWTLIREQGVPAGHVG; translated from the coding sequence TTGGCCGTTGACTACGGCACGCTGACGACGGCGGCGCTGGTGGCCGGCCCGGATGGCTCGTGGACGCCATTGCTGGTGGATGGCGCGGAGACGATCTCGAGCGCTGTGACGGTCGGCAGTGACGGCGGCGTGGTTGCTGGCCCCGCCGCCTGGCGGTCCGTGCCAAATGGGTCTGGCGGGTTCGTAGCGGCTCCGCTTCGGTTGGGCCGGGATCGAGCCCTCGTCGGTGGCGTTGATGTCGCGGTAGCGGACCTGGTGGCAGCGACGTTGCGGTTGGTGGCGGACGCGGCCAGAGAGCGTGGTCCGGTCGGCGAGGTCCGGTTGGTGGTTCCGGCCGGGTGGGGCCCTCGCCAGCGCACATGGATGCGACAGGCGGCAGCGCGAGCCGGGCTAACGCAGGCGAGCCTCGTCGACGCTCCCGTCGTCGCGGCAGGGCACCTGATCAGCGTCGGGCGGCTGCGTGCGCTCGTTGGTGACTACGTTCTCGTTGTTGATCTGGGCGCCGGTTGTGAGGCGACCATCGTGCGGCGGACTCCGGCAGGATTCGAAGTTCTGTCAACGTTGGATGATCCGGACGCCGGGGGAGTCGCCGTTGACGACCTACTCGTCTCTCGGCTCGCTGCGACCCAATTGGACGTGTCGGCCTTGGCGCGTGTGCCAGATGTCGAATCGTCATTGGCACCGCACGTGGCGACGGTTAGCACTGATGCGGCCGCGCTGGCCGGGGTCAGGGCAGCGAAGGAAGCGTTGTCGACCGTTCCCGCCGTGACGGTGGGGAACCCGCCGTATCCGCCGACGGTGATGACGGCGGCGGCGATGGGTGTCTTGGCCAGTCCAGTGTGGGCGAAGGCAGCCACCCTGGCAGTCGAGGCCGTCGCCGCAGCTGACCTTGAACCGTCGAACCTGTCGGCGGTGCTGTGCGTTGGCGGGAACGCAAACCTGGTGGGCGCGGTCGGCGTCGTCGGCGGCGCGGTCGGCGCAACGCCAGTGGTGCCAGATGAGCCCGCTCGAGCCGCGTTATGGGGTGCTGCCGGCGCGACACCGACCAGCAGCGAGGTCGCCGAGTTTGCTGCGTGGGAGGTGGCAAGGACGCTGCTGCGACATGTGCCGGTGTTGCTTGTTGCGGGGCTGGCGTCGTTGTTGCTGTTCGCGCATTTCATCCAGACAGTCGAGCCGCGCAACGGCACTCCGCGTTATCCGGGTACGCACTACTACATCATCGCTACCTGGGGCGAGCTTGCGCTGTCGGCGGTGTGCGCGCTGATCGCTTGTCTGACCTTCGGGGTCAGCCTCGCCGCGTACTTGGCCGACGAGCGGCAGGTCCCGCTGACCGGGGTACGGGTCGTCGCTGGAATGGCGGGCGCGAGCCTGGGCGCGGTCACCGCGGCGGGCGCCTACTCCATTCTGGGCAGCTTTCTCTTGGCCGTCGGGTACGGCCCATTTCTCCGCTGGACACTATTGCCAATGCTGCCGGTCTTCGCCGTCCTGGGCGTCGCCGCGTTGATCGTGCGCCGCTACCAGGCACCGGTAAGCGGGTGGCTGCGTTGGCTGAGTTTTCCGGCCTGGTCGTTGGGTCTGGTCGCGGCCGGCATGGCCCTGCTCAGCTTCTGCCTCAACGCGGTCCACTGGCCAAACATCATCGTCTTCCTCGATCTCGGAACACGACTCGCTGGCGTGACGATCGGGATCGGGCTGACGCTGGCGGTCGTGTCCCGACCGCTTTTCCGGCTCCTTCTCGGTGTGCCGGTCACCGTGTTCTGCCTGCTGATCGCGGGCTGGCGCAGCGCAGGTCTGTTCGCAGTGATGTTCGCCCTCGCCGTAGCCGCCTGGCTCGCAGTGCGCATCTGGACTCTCATCCGCGAGCAGGGCGTTCCCGCCGGTCATGTCGGCTAA
- a CDS encoding class I SAM-dependent methyltransferase — protein MSITEAGLAADDAIIDVGAGASVLVDQLLQAGYSDVTTLDVAGDALAVSRERLGTDADRVDWIVGDVLTWQPTRRFQLWHDRAVFHFLTNPADRDRYRQVLQRALAPDGHVVIGAFAEDGPPQCSGLPTARHTIDQLAAQFPGFHLVKAVRNEHHTPAGGVQSFNWVLLTERP, from the coding sequence GTGTCCATCACCGAAGCCGGCCTAGCCGCAGACGACGCCATCATCGACGTCGGCGCGGGAGCGAGCGTGCTCGTCGACCAACTACTCCAAGCCGGATACAGCGACGTGACCACGCTCGATGTCGCCGGCGACGCCCTCGCGGTCAGCCGCGAGCGGCTCGGCACAGATGCAGACCGCGTCGACTGGATCGTGGGCGACGTGCTCACCTGGCAACCAACCCGCCGATTCCAGCTGTGGCACGACCGCGCGGTCTTCCACTTCCTCACCAATCCGGCCGACCGCGACCGCTACCGGCAGGTCCTGCAACGCGCGCTCGCCCCCGATGGTCACGTCGTGATCGGCGCCTTCGCCGAGGACGGCCCGCCCCAGTGCTCCGGCCTACCCACCGCCCGCCACACCATCGACCAACTAGCAGCCCAGTTCCCAGGCTTTCACCTGGTGAAGGCCGTCAGGAACGAGCACCACACGCCCGCCGGCGGGGTGCAGTCGTTCAACTGGGTGCTGCTCACCGAGCGGCCCTAA
- a CDS encoding vanadium-dependent haloperoxidase — protein sequence MTILGRMGRRRLRAAAAVAVTAALLASLSGAVKAAPAAPTFDLDNGNALIGLIYPRFDTVARDEHFGRPMMYGGDSALLVEMPWFDALSPYHPTAVGIFSNLGRRPVEERTTRNKNIAVIYSAFTSLNIVFPQYKATWLEMMTTAGLDPNNTAADPATPSGIGILAARNAIAARKHDGSNRYGDEGGRKYNQQPYADYTGYRPVNTPQLLRDPSRWQPNIVEKREVFTAQEFATPQFGRMKPFSYKSPEQLRVARPTASDYAHNRRAYRTQADEVLEASAGLDDRKKMSAELFDDLVRPYGAVAGRIVVGGNLNTEDSIHYVVTGAVTGIDVTIASWYYKRKYDSVRPFSAIRHLYGEKKVTAWGGPGKGTVNDITGAEWQGYLSSLSIGSPEYPSAHAALCFSYAQQARRFIDTDSLEIFSPALKGSSLVEPGITPANDLTLHWSSLSAWADDCGQSRIWGGENFPASVDAARDYATEVGDLAYEFVQRKLNGG from the coding sequence ATGACGATTCTGGGGCGGATGGGTCGCCGCCGCCTGCGCGCCGCGGCGGCCGTTGCGGTGACCGCGGCCCTGCTGGCGTCGCTGTCGGGTGCCGTCAAGGCGGCACCAGCGGCGCCGACGTTCGACCTTGACAACGGGAACGCCCTGATCGGACTCATCTACCCGCGGTTTGACACCGTGGCCCGCGACGAACATTTCGGTCGTCCCATGATGTATGGCGGGGACAGCGCGCTGCTCGTCGAAATGCCATGGTTCGATGCGCTGTCGCCTTACCACCCGACCGCCGTCGGCATCTTCTCCAACCTCGGCCGCCGCCCCGTGGAGGAACGTACGACGCGAAATAAGAACATCGCGGTCATCTATTCCGCGTTCACGTCGTTGAACATCGTCTTTCCCCAATACAAGGCGACGTGGCTGGAAATGATGACCACAGCCGGTCTCGATCCCAACAACACGGCGGCTGATCCAGCCACTCCCAGTGGCATCGGAATTCTCGCGGCCAGGAACGCCATCGCGGCGCGGAAACACGACGGCAGCAACCGGTACGGCGACGAGGGCGGCCGCAAGTACAACCAGCAGCCGTACGCCGACTACACCGGATACCGGCCGGTGAACACGCCACAACTGTTGCGCGATCCGTCCCGCTGGCAACCGAACATTGTGGAGAAACGCGAGGTCTTCACCGCCCAGGAGTTCGCGACGCCGCAGTTCGGCCGGATGAAGCCGTTCTCATACAAGAGCCCCGAGCAGCTGCGCGTGGCCCGGCCGACCGCCAGCGACTACGCACACAACCGCAGGGCCTACCGGACCCAGGCCGACGAGGTGCTCGAGGCGTCTGCGGGCCTGGACGACCGCAAGAAGATGAGCGCGGAGCTGTTCGACGACCTGGTTCGGCCATACGGGGCCGTCGCCGGTCGAATCGTCGTGGGCGGCAATCTCAACACCGAGGACAGCATCCACTATGTCGTGACCGGGGCGGTCACCGGCATCGACGTGACCATCGCTTCCTGGTACTACAAGCGCAAGTACGACTCGGTGCGGCCGTTCAGTGCCATCCGCCATCTCTACGGAGAGAAGAAGGTAACGGCGTGGGGCGGCCCGGGAAAGGGCACCGTCAACGACATCACAGGCGCCGAATGGCAGGGTTACCTGAGCTCACTGTCTATCGGATCTCCTGAGTATCCGTCGGCACATGCCGCGCTCTGCTTCTCGTACGCACAGCAGGCGCGCCGCTTTATCGACACGGACTCGCTGGAGATCTTCTCTCCCGCGCTCAAGGGCTCCTCGCTGGTCGAACCCGGGATCACGCCAGCCAACGACCTGACCCTGCACTGGAGCAGCTTGAGCGCCTGGGCCGACGACTGCGGCCAGAGCCGGATCTGGGGTGGCGAGAACTTCCCGGCCTCCGTCGATGCGGCCAGAGACTACGCCACCGAGGTTGGCGACCTCGCGTACGAGTTCGTCCAGCGCAAGCTGAACGGAGGCTGA
- a CDS encoding TSUP family transporter, protein MTPGLELAGAFVAGAVVAAVGTPAGVSGAVFLLPVQITVLGVSGPAVSATNLLFNIISTPLSLRRLARRSADLARIQALIAVGAVAAVGGALTRVTVLADPSTFRLLIAVVLLPVGIRLLWRAASTPPTTDRTAGSKSVPGLVALIVVGAAAAAIGGILGIGGGSLLAPALVAFWRYPVRHAATLGLTTTLTTSVAGLLAYTFFDAADIGAAPAAPFWDIGIALGLGGIIGGMVGATVQTRIDERVLEAVLGLLAAATALCYVARS, encoded by the coding sequence TTGACGCCAGGCTTGGAGTTGGCGGGCGCGTTTGTTGCCGGTGCCGTCGTGGCCGCTGTTGGCACACCGGCTGGAGTGTCGGGAGCAGTGTTCCTGCTTCCCGTGCAGATCACTGTCTTGGGCGTCAGCGGGCCAGCGGTCAGCGCGACCAATCTGCTGTTCAACATCATCTCCACGCCGCTGTCGCTGCGGCGACTCGCACGCCGTTCCGCCGACCTGGCTCGCATCCAGGCGCTGATCGCAGTCGGTGCTGTCGCCGCGGTTGGGGGCGCCCTCACCCGCGTCACCGTGCTGGCCGACCCGAGCACCTTTCGGCTCCTGATTGCCGTCGTCCTGTTGCCGGTGGGCATCCGGCTGCTCTGGCGCGCCGCCTCCACTCCGCCAACAACCGATCGCACCGCTGGTTCGAAGAGCGTCCCAGGGCTGGTCGCCCTCATCGTGGTCGGCGCAGCCGCGGCCGCGATCGGTGGCATCCTCGGCATCGGCGGCGGGTCACTGCTCGCCCCTGCTCTCGTCGCCTTCTGGCGCTATCCGGTCCGCCATGCGGCCACGCTCGGCCTGACGACCACCCTGACCACCTCAGTCGCGGGCCTGCTCGCGTACACCTTCTTCGACGCCGCCGACATCGGAGCAGCGCCAGCGGCACCGTTCTGGGACATCGGCATCGCCCTCGGACTCGGCGGGATCATCGGCGGGATGGTTGGCGCCACCGTGCAGACCCGGATCGACGAACGTGTTTTGGAAGCCGTACTTGGCCTACTCGCCGCCGCCACCGCGCTCTGCTACGTAGCTCGATCCTGA
- a CDS encoding VOC family protein produces the protein MEEADQYASVRYLVDDVQAAVDYYVTHFGFTLNTNAAPAFADVVRGPLRLLLSGPASSGARATPGDIAGPGYNRIHLTVGDLDAEVDRLRDGGVSFLSGVVSGPGGRQILVADPAGNLIELFEPAARDRGPAVG, from the coding sequence GTGGAGGAAGCAGATCAGTACGCCAGCGTCCGCTACCTGGTCGACGACGTCCAGGCCGCCGTGGACTACTACGTAACGCACTTCGGCTTCACACTCAACACCAACGCCGCGCCGGCGTTCGCCGACGTGGTCCGCGGACCGCTGCGGTTGCTGTTGTCCGGGCCCGCGAGCTCAGGTGCCCGGGCCACCCCCGGCGACATCGCGGGGCCTGGATACAACCGCATTCACCTAACCGTCGGCGACCTTGATGCGGAGGTTGACCGGCTCCGCGATGGCGGCGTTTCGTTCCTGAGCGGCGTGGTCTCCGGCCCGGGCGGCCGCCAGATTTTGGTGGCTGACCCTGCCGGAAACCTGATCGAACTGTTCGAACCTGCCGCGCGCGACCGGGGCCCTGCAGTTGGCTGA
- a CDS encoding MMPL family transporter: MLEKLSRLLLRRSRTVLVVAVLLALAGGTASVTLFDKLTAGGLADPDAESGRAAAVLDAGGQGTPNLTLVVSAPQGVDDPAASRAAAALSQRLTDEPDVVNVTSYWTAGMPPQLRSHDGTKALVGATVRGDETTINKVLADLVPRYEGARDGLDVRVGGSAMFWKETTELSQSDGAKGEAIAFPLTMIVLVFVFGAIIAALVPLSVAFVTMLVGLGVLWVVASATDLSVFAVSVVTLLGLGLSIDYGLLMINRYREELANGRDIQAAIHRTMATAGRTVVFSAVTIVLVLSGLVLIPLPAVRSMGYGAMITAVFAALGSVTVLPALLAVLGTRIDRGRVLRRRRPVAASETADSGFWHRLATFVMRRPVPVAVLVVAFLLLLGAPFLGIRLGMPDERSMPESSQARQVTALIRQNFDGAELNTLQVVAIRADAGSAEVGAYAMRLSQLPNVGRVDTVTGSYVAGSMAAPTGPTHQRFAIGDGVYLSVVPSTAEADDALHLVEDVRAAPAPFPVLVGGAAAVSVDTTDVLVERLPYVLLLVAVTMVVLLFLLTGSVLLPFLALLLSALSLTATFGALVWIFQDGHLSGLFGGFTVTGTIASTIPVMLFALSYGLAMDYQVFMLARIREEYERTGSGTTAVAVGLERIGRMVTAAAVVISIVFLGFTVSGITYVKAYGIGLPLAVLIDATLIRGALLPALMRLGGRATWWAPAPLRRLHHRFGLRETDRSGVPAVETVSAR, from the coding sequence ATGCTGGAAAAGCTGTCGCGGCTGTTGCTGCGGCGGAGCCGGACGGTTCTCGTCGTGGCCGTCCTGCTGGCCTTGGCCGGCGGCACGGCCAGCGTGACGCTGTTCGACAAGTTGACCGCCGGAGGTCTGGCGGACCCGGACGCTGAATCCGGAAGGGCCGCGGCGGTGCTGGATGCAGGGGGACAGGGGACACCCAATCTGACGTTGGTCGTCAGCGCGCCGCAGGGGGTGGACGACCCCGCCGCGTCGCGGGCGGCTGCCGCGCTCAGTCAACGGCTCACCGACGAGCCGGACGTCGTCAACGTGACCTCTTACTGGACCGCCGGCATGCCACCCCAACTGCGCAGCCACGACGGCACGAAGGCGCTCGTCGGTGCAACCGTCCGTGGCGACGAGACGACCATCAACAAGGTGCTGGCCGATCTCGTGCCGCGGTACGAAGGGGCCCGCGACGGTCTGGACGTGCGCGTCGGGGGTTCGGCGATGTTCTGGAAGGAGACGACGGAGCTGAGCCAGTCCGACGGCGCCAAGGGCGAGGCGATCGCGTTCCCGCTCACCATGATCGTGTTGGTGTTCGTCTTCGGCGCGATCATCGCCGCCCTCGTGCCGCTGTCGGTGGCCTTCGTGACGATGCTGGTCGGCCTGGGAGTGCTGTGGGTGGTCGCTTCGGCGACCGACCTGTCGGTCTTCGCGGTCAGCGTCGTGACGTTGCTCGGGCTGGGTCTGTCGATCGACTACGGCCTGCTGATGATCAACAGATATCGGGAGGAGCTGGCGAACGGTCGGGACATCCAGGCCGCGATCCATCGGACGATGGCCACAGCCGGTCGCACCGTGGTGTTCTCGGCCGTCACCATCGTGCTCGTCCTGTCCGGACTGGTGTTGATTCCGCTGCCTGCCGTGCGCAGCATGGGGTATGGCGCGATGATCACTGCCGTCTTCGCCGCGCTCGGCTCGGTCACCGTGCTACCCGCTCTGCTCGCGGTGCTGGGCACGCGGATCGACCGCGGACGGGTGCTGCGCCGGCGTCGACCAGTGGCGGCCTCCGAGACCGCCGACTCCGGGTTCTGGCATCGCCTCGCGACGTTCGTCATGCGCCGTCCGGTGCCGGTCGCGGTCCTGGTCGTCGCGTTCCTGCTGCTGCTCGGCGCGCCGTTCCTCGGCATCCGGCTCGGCATGCCGGACGAGCGCTCAATGCCGGAGTCCTCGCAAGCGCGGCAGGTGACCGCCCTCATCCGGCAGAACTTCGACGGCGCCGAACTGAACACCCTCCAGGTCGTGGCTATCCGGGCCGACGCCGGATCGGCAGAAGTCGGCGCGTACGCCATGCGACTGTCCCAGCTGCCCAACGTCGGGCGGGTGGACACGGTCACCGGTAGCTACGTCGCCGGTTCGATGGCCGCGCCGACCGGGCCGACACACCAGCGGTTCGCGATCGGCGACGGCGTCTACCTTTCCGTGGTGCCGTCCACGGCCGAGGCCGACGACGCACTGCACCTCGTCGAGGACGTGCGGGCCGCCCCCGCACCGTTTCCCGTGCTGGTGGGCGGGGCCGCGGCGGTCAGTGTGGACACCACCGACGTGCTTGTCGAACGGCTTCCCTACGTCCTGCTGCTCGTTGCCGTCACCATGGTGGTATTGCTGTTCCTGTTGACCGGCAGCGTCCTGCTGCCGTTCCTCGCCCTGCTGTTGAGCGCGCTGAGCCTGACCGCCACCTTCGGCGCCCTGGTGTGGATCTTTCAGGACGGTCACCTCTCCGGCCTGTTCGGCGGCTTCACCGTCACCGGCACCATCGCGTCCACGATCCCCGTGATGCTGTTCGCCCTCTCGTACGGGCTGGCGATGGACTACCAGGTGTTCATGCTCGCGCGCATCCGCGAGGAGTACGAGCGGACGGGTTCCGGCACGACCGCGGTGGCGGTGGGGCTCGAACGCATCGGACGGATGGTGACCGCCGCCGCCGTCGTCATCTCGATCGTGTTTCTCGGCTTCACGGTCTCCGGCATCACCTACGTGAAGGCGTATGGGATCGGGCTGCCGCTGGCGGTCCTGATCGACGCGACCCTCATCCGCGGTGCCCTGCTGCCCGCCCTGATGCGCCTCGGCGGCCGAGCGACCTGGTGGGCGCCGGCTCCGCTACGCCGCCTGCACCATAGGTTCGGCCTGCGCGAGACGGACCGGAGCGGTGTCCCGGCCGTCGAGACCGTGTCAGCGCGCTGA
- a CDS encoding ArsR/SmtB family transcription factor → METYQVGDGWDALGDPTRRAILACLADQPRAVGEIAAELPISRPAVSQHLKVLKDAGLVTDRAAGTRRVYRLNPAGVAALRDQLDTFWNRALKGYQDFTEQPTEERS, encoded by the coding sequence GTGGAGACTTACCAAGTCGGTGACGGCTGGGACGCGCTGGGAGACCCGACCCGACGCGCCATCCTCGCGTGCCTGGCGGACCAGCCCCGGGCCGTCGGAGAGATCGCGGCCGAGCTGCCAATCAGCCGCCCGGCCGTGTCCCAGCACCTAAAAGTGCTCAAAGACGCGGGCCTGGTCACCGACCGTGCGGCCGGCACCCGGCGGGTCTACCGCCTCAACCCCGCCGGCGTGGCCGCCCTACGCGACCAGCTCGACACGTTCTGGAACCGGGCCCTCAAGGGCTACCAGGACTTCACCGAACAACCAACCGAGGAGAGGTCATGA
- a CDS encoding DUF305 domain-containing protein, with protein MDSDVRAHTASQPPEAVVRVRTAGLAVTLAVVLAATAGVFTGLLISRDGYNDASVEAGFARDMSSHHAQAVEMGMLAHARSADPEVRTLGGDIALTQHGQVGIMQTWLRDWNLSPTGEQPRMAWMGHEDHASGGLMPGMASSEDLARLREATGGDFDVLWAQLMLRHHLGGIVMAEAALRLSDDKQLQWLAGAMKSGQQSEIGALEDVLRRNDAKPQ; from the coding sequence GTGGATTCTGATGTGCGCGCCCACACCGCATCGCAGCCGCCTGAGGCTGTGGTGCGGGTACGCACCGCCGGCCTGGCAGTCACGCTCGCCGTAGTGCTTGCAGCGACGGCTGGTGTGTTCACCGGGCTCCTGATCTCACGCGACGGCTACAACGACGCCTCGGTGGAGGCAGGGTTCGCTCGCGACATGTCTTCACATCACGCCCAGGCAGTGGAGATGGGCATGCTCGCCCATGCCCGATCCGCTGACCCGGAGGTGCGCACGCTCGGTGGTGACATCGCGCTGACGCAGCACGGGCAGGTCGGCATCATGCAGACCTGGTTGCGCGACTGGAATCTGTCGCCGACGGGTGAGCAGCCGCGGATGGCATGGATGGGTCATGAGGACCATGCGTCGGGCGGGTTGATGCCGGGGATGGCTTCCAGCGAGGACCTCGCCCGGCTCCGTGAAGCGACCGGCGGCGACTTTGACGTGCTGTGGGCCCAGTTGATGTTGCGCCACCACCTCGGTGGGATCGTCATGGCCGAGGCGGCCTTGCGGCTCAGCGATGACAAGCAGCTCCAGTGGCTGGCCGGTGCGATGAAGTCCGGTCAGCAGTCCGAGATCGGTGCGCTCGAGGACGTGTTGCGTCGCAACGACGCCAAGCCTCAGTAG